One Spodoptera frugiperda isolate SF20-4 chromosome 30, AGI-APGP_CSIRO_Sfru_2.0, whole genome shotgun sequence genomic window carries:
- the LOC126912806 gene encoding uncharacterized protein LOC126912806 — protein sequence MIKTLAVLLAIAATAFSAEISSSYAALDKNAALKPELVPAPLESHVVQDIPHEAAHPVYRPEEMNQGRARIEPVKAFGPVIKHDSMLADQPEMPTEVNRIDDLGILANGYVPGTADVAYPDVPYAPGYYYDSGYGASNNYDMYSSNNYLMEPDTSAFSLLWSQMPHARTMVSFVGRTITWILNSIIVLVLGSLLTVGVCTYTNLCTIAFHGVGPIHEEMRALMSPERLEKISNAADFVKTAIDKYQKIQKVTDTVHRGDGLKKRRSIFK from the exons ATGATCAAAACACTAGCAGTACTATTGGCTATCGCAGCAACTGCTTTCTCAGCCGAAATATCTTCTTCATACGCTGCGCTAGATAAAAATGCAGCTTTGAAACCAGAACTAGTACCTGCACCTTTGGAAAGTCATGTGGTACAAGATATACCACATGAGGCAGCACACCCAGTGTACCGACCAGAAGAAATGAACCAGGGTAGAGCAAGAATCGAACCTGTGAAAGCTTTTGGGCCAGTGATTAAACATGATTCTATGTTAGCTGACCAACCTGAGATGCCTACGGAAGTTAATAGGATT GACGATTTGGGCATCTTAGCAAATGGGTATGTTCCTGGTACCGCTGATGTGGCTTACCCTGACGTTCCGTATGCTCCTGGCTATTACTACGACTCAGGATACGGTGCTTCCAACAA TTACGACATGTACAGCTCAAACAACTACTTGATGGAGCCCGATACATCAGCGTTCAGTTTGCTGTGGAGCCAAATGCCTCATGCCAGA ACAATGGTCAGTTTCGTCGGTCGTACCATCACCTGGATTTTGAACAGCATCATTGTTTTGGTCCTTGGTTCTCTCTTGACCGTTGGAGTTTGCACCTACACGAACTTATGCACGATTGCCTTCCACGGAGTTGGTCCCATCCATGAAGAAATGAGGGCTCTCATGTCCCCCGAAAGATTGGAAAAGATTAGCAACGCTGCAGACTTTGTTAAGACTGCCATTGATAAATACCAAAAGATACAAAAAGTAACAGATACCGTTCACAGAGGTGATGGTTTGAAAAAACGCCGTTCcatttttaagtaa